The Serinus canaria isolate serCan28SL12 chromosome 18, serCan2020, whole genome shotgun sequence region GATATCCTTACAGAACACTGTCCTCAAGAGAGGGTGCTTGATAACCAATTCCCAGGCACTCACAAGTTGTCTTTTAGCTACAATTATAAATTGCTGCCTATCATGACTGGCAAAATATTCAATAATAGCTCTGCATTTCAGGGTAGGGGACCCCTGCCCTGGAAGCAGACCAGCATACAAATCACAGCCCTTCACTCTCTACCTATGTAAGTGtttaaactgtttttcaaaCTTCCATGGAGTCAGATCATTtcaaaattgtaaaaaaatatctttttaggatttgttgttgttgttgtttttgatTCTAGCATggtaaaaataattctgtaatgATCAATACACCAAAAGCATAACCATGAACAGGCTGATTTCCTGGCACAGCAGTCCTTACCTCTGTGCAAGGTCCCACATTGATGGGGGACAAAACCTTTGTCCATTCGGTGGCAATGGAAATTGTAAATCCCAGCAACAATCCACAGGAAAACATCACGTCCCTGCCATGTGTTCCTGTACACAGTTTTTCCTTTGGCCATGAGATtctctgccacagctgaggGTCCCAGCCTGTTCCCTTGCACACACAGTGCTACATTATAGTAGCAGGGTGCCTCtaaattttttctaatttttgcaTAACCATAAGAGATAAGAATTAAAATGATCTATATATATCAAATAGTTAGgaaatgaaagaacagaaaaagaccCTGGAGAGAAGGAATAATACAATCtgatacatttaaaatatatgcatCAGAGTGCAGTGGAGAAGGACTTCCTGCAAATATTGGTTCTTAACAACACAGTTCATGCTCTGTTGCAGGAGTTCATGCTGGATCAGGAGCAGTCCATTAGTCATGACATGTCAGTAAATCACATAAGAAATTCAACACCATTTTTGACAGGAGCAGGTGCATCACATGAATGTCTCTAGACTTTGGCAAATCTTCAGGAGTGTGTAATTACATGCCccaagaagcaaaacaaagctgagCATTTTCAGATTGTCCAGTAGCTTAGTTCTTCTTTAACAAGTTTCTTTTAACAAATTTACCTCTGTAGTCACACAATTATCCATGCTAATAGTTTCAGAGTCAGATTGTGAACATAACCAATGGAACAAAGCAGCTGGCAAAGTACCAAAGCCATCATCATCTGACAATTCTCCTTAATTTCACAAAAGTGAGACATAAACTTACGTAATGTGTTCTCATGCCACACAGGGACACATCCAGTCAAGAAGACACTGGGAACTGAAAGGTTTTGGGCACAAGATGACACGCTTATCAAGGAAAGATTATTCTCTGTCATCACCAGATTGTTACTCAGCACAGACACTGATTTATGAAGGGCATACAAACAACACCTGGgggaagacaaaacaaaaagcgCTGAGGAAATCGTGAAGAGTTCAGCAGGAACAAACATGCAGACCTGTAAAAATCTCCTGTGAAAGAGCAGGTGTGTGTGGAGAAAAGGCAAAGGCTCTCTGTGGGGCTACAGCAGGGTCAGAGCTCTCAGAGAATGAGCATCTATTGAGGACAGCCTGCAGGAACACTTTTCTAAACTGGGATTTAATCCTAATTTTACCTGTCACTTCACTTGGGCTGGACCTCACCGCTTTTAGTTTAGCCCTGTTTTGGAGCAGTAAGTAGCTGAGCCATTCAGAAATGTGCCCTTTCCAGAGTATGCCAGGTTGCTGAGGATGTCAGGAAGCAACTGGACACCACAGGAGCTCAAACAGGAGTCTTTGCACCTACCTTAATCTCTGTGCATCAGAGGGAAGGTAACTGGCCTTGCATTTCCCTGTTGATTTAGCTCCATGGACAGAATCTCTCATGCTAGACATTCCCTCAGACAGGCAGCCAGTGACCCATTTGGCTTATGTTAATAAGACAAGTCATCTGAGAGTGAACAGTAATACTCTAGTGAGAATAAATATACACTGTCCTTCCTGGTGTCTCTAAAACCCTCTGATGGAAATTTTACTTTGCATTCAGTTATTATATTATCAAGCTTTCCACTTCTGATTCTTTGAGGAGGTGTGACAAAATGTTTGAGAATGTCTAGAACAAGACAAAGAGCTTGAGAATTTAATGAAGCATTTGTTCTTGAGTTGTTTCTGTAACTCAGAATTACTGTTGAATAGAAAAGAGCTCTTCTTGACTACATTTGTATCTTTTATAAGCCAAGTGCTCTTTAGATGTCTTCTCCACCTATACTGGTACCTTTGGTTTCTAAACATGACTGAATTTGTCTTAGTAACTCAAACTTTATTCAACAAGACTTTGAAGCAGGACACCTTGCCTTTCAGAATcctatttattttgaaagattcttcttgtttcttctttgaCTTATGTACTTTCCAACAAGCTTCCTATCTGTCAACACTGACTGGTCAATTAGTGGGTTTAAAGTAGATGAGAAATGGTAGCATTTGTGACTTAGAATCCAGGCAGACTGTGAAGCGTTCCAAACATGCTTGTCATTCACTAGGTACCTGAGACACTGCCAAAATATCTTCAGTAGTTGTTATTGCATGTCTTCCAGTCCAGCAAAGAACAGATAAAATGTTAGCTTTATAATACGAAAACAAACCTAGAAGGGTGGCATAGGAACACTGAACCAGCAGGAAGTCTTGCCCTCTTTTTTTATAAGCCTCAACATTGCAGAAAGAGGGAAGCATTACCCAATTACTTTCTAATAAATACAACCCAGAGAGCTGTTGCTCTCCTTGGGCTGTGCAGTGGAGGTGGCAGGGCCACTGACACTGTGTCTTGTCCTTTTGCTAGCCACACGCTCCCAAGCACCTCCATGGTTCCCTTTCTGGGCAGAGTGCCCAGTGCACATGAGgccctgtgccctgagcagTGCCTGCTTCTGTCAGCTCCAGGTCTTTATTCCAGCATTGATGACCCAAACATTTCCAGCTGTTCTTTGGCCTATCTCACCTATTCTTTGTCCTATCCCAGTAAGAAACCCATGAAACTGGCTGAGCCACCTGGCTGGATTTTAACCCCTCTGCTGTGATTTGCTCCTAACAGGTAGGCCAGGCAGTTTCAGCACCCAGGTTTCAGGGAGATGGGCCAGGCAGTTTCAGGAGGTTTGAAACACCCAGGTTTCAGGGAGTTGGGCCAGGCAGTTTCAGGAGGTTTGAAACACCCAGGTTTCAGGGAGATGGGCCAGGCAGTTTCAGGAGGTTTGAAACACCCAGGTTTCAGGGAGTTGGGCCAGGCAGTTTCAGGAGGTTTGAAACACCCAGGTTTCAGGGAGTTGGGCCAGGCAGTTTCAGGAGGTTTGAAACACCCAGGTTTCAGGGAGATCTCCCAGCAGTTTCAGCAGGTTTGAAGCACCCAGGTTTCAGGGAGATCTCTCTACTGgtctgcagaggagcagggcccAGAGCAGGTCCCCTCAGTGGCTCCAGGCTGCCATCCCCTGGCACCGAGGCCTggtcagctgctgcctgggagctcCCTGTGACTGACAGGAGCCTGATGGGCCCTGAAGCTGAGAATAAATCTGAAGGAGCCTTGTCCTGATATCAACAGCCTAAATGGTGAGGCAAAAGGCACAGCCAGAGTCCAGCTGATGTCTTTGTGCCCTACACCAGCACCCACCCTGGGGCATCACCTCAGCTGTCTGTGCTTTCTTCTTCACATCACAATGGACAGAGGTAAGTGTGGGGCAGTGGGCCTCATTGCCCCCATGGGCTGTTCAGGCTCTCTCCACCTGTGGGGGAGCAGACAGGCAGTCTCCTTGCAATCCCTGCCAGTGCTTACCCCTCATCTCAACTTCCACACTTCCACAAAGCTGGTTCGGTGCTCACACTCCTGCCTAGTCCCCAACACTGCCTTGGGCCTCCAGCCTGAAGCTGATCTCTCTGATGGGAATTACTGGTACCATTTCATATACCTCCATGAATATATCCCAAGATTTCAAGTCCACATGCAGGATTCAAACATGTAAGGCTATCTCCTGAGATAGGGAAGGCATTTGATACACATTTCCAATAAATTATGCATCTTCTTACAGAAGTgcagttttcccttttccttctatATAAGGTTATCTTAGAAAACATATCTTCCTAAGTCCCTGGGTGTAATTGGTCTCCTTGACCTTGtttcttcttattttctcttctacTACCACTGCTGAGAAAAGAGCTGATATTTTCACACAGTTATGCAGAACATGTGGCAGAACTCCCTCCTGACAGGGGATTCTCAGCCCAGAGTCCATCTCTTCACAAATGACACTGCATTTTGTTTCCGCATCTGTACAGTTTTGTAATTTAACAATATTGAATTTGGTGTATTATTTAATGGCACTGCTTGTTGAGTGTCATGGAAGCCTTCTAATGTACATTTCAAAGTATAATTCCTTGACCTTCCTTAGTGCCTGAAATAACTAACATAATTGGAAATGTGTTCTTCCTATTCAACACCACTCTGACTTACTCAACAGCCACCTGACCAACAGAGGCAACAgctcaaacaacttttctctTTCACTCTGTGTCTTTTAGGATTACTTATGTGAGTAAGAAACTATCTTTGTTCATTGGCTAAAGTGTTATTGAAGGGATAATCATTTGGAAATTAGATGAAAAAAAGCTGTAGCACCACAAAGCTACACAAAGGTTTTATAAGGCAAAACTGTGTCCAAAGAGTAACGGTGATACAGACCTCACTcataaataacaaaaacaacTGATAACTACCCATGATGTGAATGCAAATGAATCTACTCTTTATTGCCTACGTATTGAGATGGTTGCAAATATCAAATCTGGAAGACAGTGACAGAGGGTTCACATTTTGTGCAGCCCTCAGGTCACTTTGATGCCTCATGACATCCTCACTCTTCCTCTTCTATCTTCTTGCCATGAATGTCACGGCTCTTCACTCGGAGCTTGTTGACCTGTGACTCTGCAATGTCAGCCCGCTCCTCGGCTTCCTCCAGCTCGTGCTGGATCTTGCGGAACTTGGACAGGTTGACATTGGACATCTCCTCCTGTGTGGGGAAAGGGAGTCAGTggtgaggagcacagggcagggatttcACTCCTGCTGCAAGTCAGCCTGGTAAGGCTGCAAATATCCATCCCCCTCCCACAACTGCTCACACATCAGCCTCACACAgagctcctcatcctccccttcTCAGGACCCTACTGGGACAAGCTTCACCAGGACTGTGTCACATGTCAGGATCAATTTCACCCCTTcgatttttcatttctgtactTGCTCTGCTACTCTGTATGAGTTATTGGACTCCTCCTGCTACTGATTATTAACAGATATTAAGGAACTTGTCAGTCACTGGGTGTGGCCCCTTGGTTTGTTTACTCTGGCCTCCTGTGTGAAACAGGCTGCAGAAGTTCCCTTAATGAATGTCCCTTAATGCAGATGGCCAGAGCTAATAAAGGCCTCAAGAAACAATACCAAAGCGGAGTGGCCAAGATGGTTGTGTCTCGGGAGATTCTTTAATACCCCTCTCCTGGTATTCAGCCTCATTCAGTGTGTGTCCTGCCCCAACAGAATTTTTGCCCATTCTCCAAGCAATACTCACAGCCTCTTCAGCTTGTCTCTTGTAAGATTTCACTTTCATTTGCAGCTTGTCCACCAGATCCTGCAGCCTCAGGACATTCTTCCTGTCTTCCTCAGACTAAAGCAGTTGGTAAACAGAATAGAGAGTCAATTCTTGGCTCTGCATCACGTGAGGTTACCAATTGCCCTTGGGGATGGTGTGGGCAGAATGTGACTCACTGTGAGAAAGCCCagtgagagcaggagagctcctgccTTACCTGGTAGGTGAGTTCCTTCACCCTCCGCTCGTACTTGCGCACACCCTTCACGGCTTCAGCGCTGCGCTTCTGCTCAGCATCAACCTCCCCTTCCAGCTCCCGCACCTGCAAGGACaagcccatccctgcagctgccctggcagtgtctCTTCAAGGAGGGACACGCTCActcaggcacagccccagccctacACACCCTGGCCTCCAGCTTCTGAAGTtgtttcttccctcccttcagTGCCAGCTGCTCAGCCTCTTCCAGACGGTGCTGCAGGTCCTTCACTGTCTGGTCCAGGTTCTTCTTCATCCTCTCCAGGTGGGCACTGGTGTCCTGCTCCTTCTTCAGCTCTTCTGCCATCATGGCCGCCTGACCAGAGCAAAAGGTCAAAGCCATTTTAGGAGTGGAGATATTTTGGGGAGAGTAGACTCATCATCATCAATAGCAAGAGCACCCAACTCACATCAGTGATGGCCTTCTTGGCCTTCTCCTCAGCATTGCGGGCTTCCTGGATGGTATCCTCCATTTCACTCTGGATCTGGGAAATGTCCGTTTCCAGCTTCTTCTTGGTGTTGATCAGGCTGGTGTTCTATACAACAAGAAAGACAAAATTCCTACTGTCAGACCAAATGCCTCCACATCAAGGCCTGAAAATGCAGGTAGAGCTTAGGAATTCTTTAGCGCAAGTGACTTCTTAAGCACTAGTGTTTTAAACCAGATATTGAGGGCTGGATGGAGGGGACATATTGCAGCAAACTTCTTCAAATGTTTACACAGGAATCACAAGATGAATAACAATTTCAGTCTTTGTTATCAGTTGTGAATGGGAATAATTTCCAGCCATGCCAGACCTGGGTGTGGAGGAGCTGTGCCCGTTCAGTGGCATCCAgaagctcctgctcagccaaTTTCCTCGACCGCTCCgtctgctccagggctgcccgGAGCTCCTCAACTTCAGCCTGCAGCAGGTTTGCTCTGCGCTCCACCATGGCCACCTGCTCCTTCAGGTCATCCTGTGTCCTGAGAGCATCGTCCAAGTGCAGCTGAGTGTCCTGGAAAGAGAGGCAAGGGACATTACCAGGCATCAGTGGGCTCTTGAATAGCAAAAACATCAGGatctcatttctctttctgtagcTCTGCTGAACGGACCTTGAGCACAGCCTGGGTGTTTCTCAGGTTcttctgtgcctctgcagccatgGCGGTTGGCATGGCTCAGCTGGATCTCCATTTCATTCAGGTCTCCCTCCATCTTCTTCTTCAGCCTCAGGGCTTCATTCCTGCTCCTGATCTCAGCATCCAGGGTGCTCTGCATCGAGTCCACAACTCTGAGGTGGTTCCTCTTCATCTGGTCAATTTCCTCATCTTTCTCTGCTATCTTCCTGTCAATCTCAGACTTCACTTGGTTGAGCTCAAGCTGCAGGCGCAGGATCTTCCCCTCCTCATGTTCCAGGGAGGCCTGCACAATTCAACACAAAGTGTGTCTTACTTTCAAAGTAATCTTTCATGCAGTTCCACATGAATGGTAGGCTTGCTTTCTTGCTCTCTCTCCAAAAGACTACACCCATACTCGTGGTTGGGACATCATTATTAGCATTGTCTGtacctcagcctcctccagggaGGCTTGCAGTTCAGATTTCTCCTGCTCAATCTGCTTCTTCACTTTCTCCAGCTCATGAATTGCCTTTCCTCCCTCTGCAATCTGCTCCGTGAGGTCAGAAATCTCCTCTGTGGGAACAAAGCACAATGGCTTGGTCAGGCACAGAGCAGAATGGGAAGGGCCCTGTCCTACCATGGTGACAGGCATCTCTGCAGACCTGCAGGTACAGACCCATGAACAATGGTGGTAATGGCTGATAGAAAGgccagtgaggagcagagggcCACGGACTTACGCTGCAAGTTCTTGTTCTCCCGCTTCATTGTTTCCAGGTGGTCCAAGGACTCCTCATAGGCATTCTTCATCTTGAACAGCTCCGTGCTGAGAGAGCGCGACTCCTTCTGCGAggcctccagctcagcctgcgTTTCCTCATACTTCTGCTTCCATTCTGCCAGGATCTGAAGAGAAACGGGCAGTGAGTAGGGCTGGGGCCATCACGGGgccctgctctggccaggagggctggtgctggaggcCAAAAGACCTTGTCAAAGTTCTTCTGCTTCTTATCCAGAGCAGCGCAGGCAGCATTGGATCTCTCCACGTCAATCATCAGGTCCTCCACTTcattctgcagcctctgctttgtcttttccaGGGAGGCACATTTGGCATTGACAGCCTCAACATGTTCCTCTGCATCCTGCAGGCGCTGGGCCAACTTCTTCCTGGGAGGAGACAAGCACAGTTGCACATTAGAGCTTGGAAAATTGTCAGTTCTATAATTTCATAAGAGGGCAGGTTTTTCGATTTGAGGGTTTTTAGCCAAGCACTTTTCACAGATATGTAAGGATCTATCCTTTTCTGTGTCCTGTCACCCGGGGAGGATTAGGCATGTCTTAGCACTTCTAAtgaccaattttttttctcttccaatctctctttttctctccctctctctctcccccccctctttttttacaaatacaCTATATCCTTTCCTTTATTCCACCCTTGTCTTAACCCACTCTCAGAGATTCTAATTTCCTTTGACCAGTTTCAGTCTTCTCCAGTCATTTCCCATCCTGCTTCCCCACATACTTGGCCTCCTCTAGCTCCTCCGTGCGCTGAATCGCGTCCGTCTCGTATTTGGTTCTCCACTGGGCCACTTCACTGTTGGCCTTGGACATGGCTCGCTGCAGCTCCCCCTtggcctcctgctcctcctcataTTGTTCCCGGAGCAAGTCACAGTCGTGGCGAGCAGACTGCAGGGCGTGGGCCAGGGCATTCTTGGCCTGTGGGGACATTGGGTTTGGAAAATTTGGATACTTATCTTTCAATCTCTTTTGACTGTGAACTTGAacatgaaaacagaattaaactCTAATTGGGCAAATGTAGAGCTTGGAGCTGGTGAAGCCCTCATTGACATGTTTTGGAGCATCAGGACACATTAGTGATGGCTCCTCTGGGACAGTAACCTTCTGTTTGTTTAAATGTATGACTGAATCCTGTCTCAGAGAGGATCATCAGAATTTCAGGGAAAACTTGTGGATTACTTCCTCCAGCACCTAAAATATCCTGTTTCCTTCCACTCTAGTGGAAGAGTGAGGGATTGTACATTAGTGCTTTTCCTATGTGCATTAGTGCTTTCCTATGTGTGTTTGGGGAAAGAACACTGAAGCAGTCTAGTGTCAGAGATGATTCTGTAGATGTTTTCAGGGGTGATGTAGGCTGTGGACACTAGGGTACTTCCAGACCTTGATTTCTTCCTCTAGATGTCTCTTGAGTTCCTCAATCTGTTGGGTAAATCCTTGCTTGCCCCTAGACAGCTGAGAAATCAGAGCATCTTTCTCCTCCACTTGGCGTGAAAATTcacctggaaaaagaaagggaaagaaagattCACACTGTTACTCCTATGACACCTTCTGCTGTAAAGGCATGTAACTTGGAATGGCCTGGAGAGCTTATAACAACTGCCACTTGTACTCTCTGGCTCACTCATGGCATGAAGGTCCTGCTGTTGAACTTTGGGGATGAGGATGTCTCACCTGACTCTGTCTGCAGACGAGCTCTTTGCGTATTGAGGTCATTGATCATGCGCTGATTCTGCTCCTCCTTAGTTTTAAGCTCACTCAGCTGATCTTCCAGTGTGCGGCACATCTTCTCTAGGTTGGCCTAGAGAGGGAacacaggaagggaaaagagatgATGGTCTGCACTCGGCCTTATTGTCACAGTGGAGATTTTGTTTCTGGAATGTGTGTAGCAGAGGAAGCTTTTTGTGCCACACTTTATTCTTCGGAGCATTTTCTCCTGCAACTCCATACCTTGGCTTTGGAGACAGACTCCATGTTGCTGGCCAAGTCATCAATCTCCATCTTCAGCTcactcttctccttctccagcttctgctTCACGCGTTGCAGGTTGTCGATCTGCTcgcccagctcagctgtgctgtccGCGTGCTTCTTGCGCAGGGCGGCAGCCGTGGCTTCGTGCTGCAGCGTGGCCTCTTCCAGGTCACGGCGCATCTTCTGGAACTCAGCCTCACGCTTCTTGTTCATCTCaatctgagctgctgtggctcctcctgcttcttccaGGCGCTCGCtgatctcctccagctccctggaCAGGTCAGAGCGATGCTTCTCTGCTTTAGCGCGAGAGGTTCGCTCTGCCTCaatttcctcctccagctcctcaatgCGGGCCTGCAGAACAGCAGGGACCCTTCACAGCTGTGCCATTctcctgcctgagctgagcctgagcaaggcaggggaaggaacAGACACTTGCCTGCAGCTCCTTGATCTTCTTCTGAAACTGCATGCCAAGGGCTTGCTCATCCTCGATCTTGCTCTGGATCTGGCTGATTTCAAAGTCTTTCCTTTGGGCCAAGGGAACAATGTTAGAGCTCCAAGAAAAAAGACaagtgctgcagcccagcactcaGGTGCCCCAGAGCCACACTTACTTCTTCAGTTTctcatccagctgctgcttaTCATTCTCCAAATCCATGATGCTGTCCTGGGCCAGCTTCAGGTCTCCTTCCAGTTTCCTCTTCGCTCTCTCCAGGTCCATGCGCAGTTTCTTCTCTTGCTCCAGGGACCCTTCCAGCTAAACACAACAAGCCCatcagggctctgccagccagcTTGGACTCCATACCTGTCCTGTTCCTGCTCTATGTCTGTGTGCTTACATCATCCACTTGCTGTTCCAGCTTGGTCTTGGCTTTGGTCAGAGTATTGACTTTgtcttcctctgcctgcaggtcATCCAGGGTCTGCTGATGGGCCTCTTGGAGggctttcttctcctttgtcAGCTTGGCAATGGTCTCATCCAAAGCTGCCATCTCCTCAGTCAGGTTTTTCACCTTAGAGAAGAAGGGAGCAAATGTAAAGAAAGGAAGTAGATATAGATCAAGTCCCATAATACACACAGCCCATTTTTTGGAATGTGAGTGACAGGTTCTACCTCATACCTTGTTTTCAGTAGcgtgtttttccttctccaccttGGCCAGTGTTAGCTCAAGGTCATCAATATCTTTCTTCAGCTCTGAACATTCATCCTCCAGCTTCCTCTTCTTGGCTGTCAGCTCAGCAttaatttcctcttcttcttcagcCCTTTCAGTCACCTCCTTAATTTTGGcttccagctggattttggttttgatgaGCTGGTCACACCTTTCCTCAGCATCAGCCAAGCTATCTGCTTCCTGGTGGGGAGACAGAAATTTGTGGGTTCTAATGTTTCGAActttcactgct contains the following coding sequences:
- the LOC103823929 gene encoding LOW QUALITY PROTEIN: myosin heavy chain, skeletal muscle, adult-like (The sequence of the model RefSeq protein was modified relative to this genomic sequence to represent the inferred CDS: deleted 1 base in 1 codon), producing the protein MASADADLACFGEAAPYLRKSEKERIEAQNKPFDAKTSVFVVHPKESFVKGKIESRESGKVTVKTEGGETLTVKEDQIFSMNPPKYDKIEDMAMMTHLHEPAVLYNLKERYAAWMIYTYSGLFCVTVNPYKWLPVYNPEVVLAYRGKKRQEAPPHIFSISDNAYQFMLTDRENQSILITGESGAGKTVNTKRVIQYFATIAASGEKKKEQTSGKMQGTLEDQIISANPLLEAFGNAKTVRNDNSSRFGKFIRIHFGATGKLASADIETYLLEKSRVTFQLKAERSYHIFYQIMSNKKPELIDMLLITTNPYDFHYVSQGEVTVPSIDDQEELMATDSAIDILGFTADEKTAIYKLTGAVMHYGNLKFKQKQREEQAEPDGTEVADKAAYLTGLNSAEFLKALCYPRVKVGNEYVTKGQNVTQVNNSVGALAKAMFEKMFLWMVVRINQQLDTKQPRQYFIGVLDIAGFEIFDFNSFEQLCINFTNEKLQQFFNHHMFVLEQEEYKKEGIEWEFIDFGMDLAACIELIEKPMGIFSILEEECMFPKATDTSFKNKLYDQHLGKSNNFQKPKPAKGKAEAHFSLVHYAGTVDYNITGWLEKNKDPLNETVIGLYQKSSVKTLALLFANYGGADAEGGGGGGKKGGKKKGSSFQTVSALFRENLNKLMANLRSTHPHFVRCIIPNETKTPGAMEHELVLHQLRCNGVLEGIRICRKGFPSRVLYADFKQRYRVLNASAIPEGQFMDNKKASEKLLGSIDVDHTQYRFGHTKVFFKAGLIGVLEEMRDEKLAEIMTMIQARCRGFLMRVEYQRMVERRDSIFCIQYNVRAFMNVKHWPWMKLFFKIKPLLKSAESEKEMANMKQEFEKTKEELAKSEAKRKELEEKMVALVQEKNDLQLQVQAEADSLADAEERCDQLIKTKIQLEAKIKEVTERAEEEEEINAELTAKKRKLEDECSELKKDIDDLELTLAKVEKEKHATENKVKNLTEEMAALDETIAKLTKEKKALQEAHQQTLDDLQAEEDKVNTLTKAKTKLEQQVDDLEGSLEQEKKLRMDLERAKRKLEGDLKLAQDSIMDLENDKQQLDEKLKKKDFEISQIQSKIEDEQALGMQFQKKIKELQARIEELEEEIEAERTSRAKAEKHRSDLSRELEEISERLEEAGGATAAQIEMNKKREAEFQKMRRDLEEATLQHEATAAALRKKHADSTAELGEQIDNLQRVKQKLEKEKSELKMEIDDLASNMESVSKAKANLEKMCRTLEDQLSELKTKEEQNQRMINDLNTQRARLQTESGEFSRQVEEKDALISQLSRGKQGFTQQIEELKRHLEEEIKAKNALAHALQSARHDCDLLREQYEEEQEAKGELQRAMSKANSEVAQWRTKYETDAIQRTEELEEAKKKLAQRLQDAEEHVEAVNAKCASLEKTKQRLQNEVEDLMIDVERSNAACAALDKKQKNFDKILAEWKQKYEETQAELEASQKESRSLSTELFKMKNAYEESLDHLETMKRENKNLQQEISDLTEQIAEGGKAIHELEKVKKQIEQEKSELQASLEEAEASLEHEEGKILRLQLELNQVKSEIDRKIAEKDEEIDQMKRNHLRVVDSMQSTLDAEIRSRNEALRLKKKMEGDLNEMEIQLSHANRMAAEAQKNLRNTQAVLKDTQLHLDDALRTQDDLKEQVAMVERRANLLQAEVEELRAALEQTERSRKLAEQELLDATERAQLLHTQNTSLINTKKKLETDISQIQSEMEDTIQEARNAEEKAKKAITDAAMMAEELKKEQDTSAHLERMKKNLDQTVKDLQHRLEEAEQLALKGGKKQLQKLEARVRELEGEVDAEQKRSAEAVKGVRKYERRVKELTYQSEEDRKNVLRLQDLVDKLQMKVKSYKRQAEEAEEMSNVNLSKFRKIQHELEEAEERADIAESQVNKLRVKSRDIHGKKIEEEE